A genomic window from Micromonospora ferruginea includes:
- the ybeY gene encoding rRNA maturation RNase YbeY, with product MSIEIANESGVDVDTDAVLAVARHALDEMGVNPLAELSVLLVDIEYMSELNHRWMGGDGPTDVLAFPMDEGSVDHGPGESAPAGGEPALLGDIVLCPEVAGKQAAAAGHSAADELHLLTVHGVLHLLGYDHAEPEEEREMFGLQARLLASWRSTRSQ from the coding sequence TTGTCCATCGAGATCGCCAACGAGTCCGGTGTCGACGTCGACACCGACGCCGTGCTCGCCGTCGCCCGGCACGCCCTCGACGAGATGGGGGTCAACCCCCTCGCCGAGCTGTCCGTGCTGCTGGTCGACATCGAATACATGTCGGAGCTGAACCACCGCTGGATGGGCGGTGACGGCCCGACCGACGTGCTCGCCTTCCCCATGGACGAGGGCAGCGTCGACCACGGGCCGGGGGAGAGCGCCCCGGCGGGCGGCGAGCCGGCGCTGCTCGGCGACATCGTGCTGTGCCCGGAGGTGGCGGGCAAGCAGGCGGCGGCCGCCGGGCACTCCGCCGCCGACGAGCTGCACCTGCTCACCGTGCACGGCGTGCTGCACCTGCTCGGCTACGACCACGCCGAGCCCGAGGAGGAGCGGGAGATGTTCGGTCTCCAGGCCCGGCTGCTGGCCAGCTGGCGGTCGACCCGGTCGCAGTGA
- a CDS encoding serine hydrolase domain-containing protein, which translates to MTTISDRLGRMTRQAQAKGRIPAVSAALHRADRPLWTCAVGGTGNDTPLDEETVFRIGSVTKTFTAALVMQCRDDGLLDLDDPVGRHLDLPAHGELTVRRLLSHTAGLQREPHGDVWDSLRAPAVEELLADLARAERVLPTGRRFHYSNLGVALLGELVARRRGGTWAEVLADRVLTPLGLAATATVPGERAATGHLVDAYSDEAHPEPPTDFGAVAPAAQLWSTASDMARWAAFLADPAALDPAGAVLAPATVEEMRWPLTTTDESLWAAGFGLGLILVPQPDRVTHVGHDGAMPGFLAAVYGRRGGAGTAGAMGCAVLGSSGAGVEVLDLAHALLAAAAEHDPAEIEPWRPGPPAPAHLRGMLGRWWGEGFEYVFSWHDGALRARGADDPAGKPPAVFAPLAERPDVFRTISGRESGELLRLTRDEHGVVVRMHWATYRFTRAQETFGGYDFRAGG; encoded by the coding sequence GTGACCACGATCTCCGACCGGCTCGGCCGGATGACGCGGCAGGCCCAGGCGAAGGGGCGCATCCCGGCCGTGTCGGCGGCCCTGCACCGGGCGGACCGCCCGCTCTGGACCTGCGCGGTGGGCGGCACCGGCAACGACACGCCGCTCGACGAGGAGACGGTCTTCCGGATCGGCTCGGTCACCAAGACCTTCACCGCCGCGCTGGTCATGCAGTGCCGCGACGACGGCCTGCTCGACCTGGACGACCCGGTCGGGCGGCACCTCGACCTGCCCGCGCACGGCGAGCTGACCGTGCGCCGGCTGCTGTCGCACACCGCCGGCCTGCAACGCGAGCCGCACGGCGACGTGTGGGACAGCCTGCGCGCCCCGGCCGTCGAGGAGCTGCTGGCCGACCTGGCCCGGGCCGAGCGGGTGCTGCCCACCGGCCGCCGCTTCCACTACTCCAACCTCGGTGTGGCGCTGCTCGGCGAGCTGGTCGCCCGGCGGCGCGGCGGCACCTGGGCCGAGGTGCTCGCCGACCGGGTCCTCACTCCGCTCGGGCTGGCCGCCACCGCCACCGTGCCGGGGGAGCGGGCCGCCACCGGGCACCTGGTCGACGCCTACTCCGACGAGGCGCACCCGGAGCCGCCCACCGACTTCGGCGCGGTGGCGCCGGCCGCCCAGCTCTGGAGCACCGCGTCGGACATGGCCCGCTGGGCGGCCTTCCTGGCCGACCCGGCCGCGCTCGACCCGGCCGGCGCGGTGCTCGCCCCGGCCACCGTCGAGGAGATGCGCTGGCCGCTCACCACGACCGACGAGTCGCTCTGGGCGGCCGGTTTCGGCCTCGGGCTGATCCTGGTGCCGCAGCCGGACCGGGTGACCCACGTGGGGCACGACGGGGCGATGCCCGGTTTCCTGGCCGCCGTCTACGGCCGGCGCGGCGGGGCGGGCACCGCCGGCGCCATGGGGTGCGCGGTGCTCGGTTCGTCCGGCGCCGGGGTGGAGGTCTTGGACCTGGCGCACGCGCTGCTGGCCGCCGCCGCCGAGCACGACCCGGCCGAGATCGAGCCGTGGCGTCCCGGCCCGCCCGCGCCCGCGCACCTGCGCGGCATGCTGGGCCGCTGGTGGGGCGAGGGCTTCGAGTACGTCTTCTCCTGGCACGACGGGGCGCTGCGGGCGCGGGGCGCGGACGATCCGGCCGGGAAGCCGCCGGCGGTGTTCGCGCCGCTGGCGGAGCGGCCGGACGTGTTCCGCACCATCTCCGGGCGGGAGTCGGGCGAGCTGCTGCGGCTCACCCGGGACGAACACGGCGTGGTGGTTCGGATGCACTGGGCGACCTACCGTTTCACCCGCGCCCAGGAGACGTTCGGCGGCTACGACTTCCGGGCCGGTGGCTGA
- the recO gene encoding DNA repair protein RecO produces the protein MAGYRRQLYRDDAVVLRVQKLGESDRIITLFTRRHGRLRAVARGVRRTMSRFGARLEPFGHVDLQLAGDPKGNQGSSLHTVSQVEAIELYGKRFLGDYPRYTAASAIAETAERLTPVEREPSLRLFQLTLGALKSLARGDHATTLVLDAYLLRGMSYAGWAPALTACAVCGEPGAHRAFSVPAGGAVCPDCRPPGAAHPAPATLTLMSALTTGDWAYADVTETAVRRECSGLVAAHLQWHLERALRSLPLVDRGAPAPGAVPPPGGAGPGVVPPRAGDGPAAAGVNREMTE, from the coding sequence ATGGCCGGATACCGCCGACAGCTCTACCGCGACGACGCGGTGGTGCTGCGCGTGCAGAAGCTGGGCGAGTCCGACCGGATCATCACCCTGTTCACCCGCCGGCACGGCCGGCTGCGCGCGGTGGCCCGGGGCGTCCGGCGCACCATGAGCCGGTTCGGCGCCCGGCTGGAGCCGTTCGGGCACGTCGACCTCCAGCTCGCCGGTGACCCCAAGGGCAACCAGGGCAGCTCGCTGCACACCGTCAGCCAGGTCGAGGCGATCGAGCTGTACGGCAAGCGGTTCCTCGGCGACTACCCCCGCTACACGGCGGCCAGCGCGATCGCCGAGACCGCCGAGCGGTTGACCCCGGTCGAGCGGGAGCCGTCGCTGCGGCTGTTCCAACTCACCCTGGGCGCGTTGAAGTCCCTGGCCCGCGGCGACCACGCCACCACGCTGGTGCTCGACGCCTACCTGCTGCGCGGCATGTCCTACGCCGGCTGGGCGCCGGCGCTGACCGCCTGCGCGGTCTGCGGCGAGCCGGGCGCGCACCGTGCGTTCTCGGTGCCGGCCGGCGGCGCCGTCTGCCCGGACTGCCGGCCCCCCGGCGCGGCCCACCCGGCGCCGGCCACCCTCACGCTGATGTCCGCGCTGACCACCGGCGACTGGGCGTACGCCGACGTCACCGAGACCGCCGTCCGCCGCGAGTGCAGCGGCCTGGTCGCGGCGCACCTCCAGTGGCATCTGGAGCGCGCGCTACGCTCGCTGCCGCTGGTCGACCGGGGTGCCCCGGCGCCCGGCGCGGTCCCGCCGCCCGGTGGCGCGGGACCGGGTGTGGTCCCGCCGCGCGCCGGCGACGGACCGGCCGCCGCCGGTGTCAACAGGGAGATGACCGAGTGA
- a CDS encoding histidine triad nucleotide-binding protein, protein MGVDCLFCRIVAGEIPATIVRETATTLAFRDIDPKAPTHVLVIPKEHYADVATLAQGDPTLAGELLQTAALVAEEEGLTVDGFRLMFNTGPYGGQEVFHVHAHLLGGAPLGPMLCR, encoded by the coding sequence ATGGGAGTCGACTGCCTGTTCTGCCGGATCGTCGCCGGGGAGATCCCGGCCACCATCGTCCGCGAGACCGCCACCACCCTCGCCTTCCGGGACATCGACCCGAAGGCGCCCACCCACGTGCTGGTGATCCCCAAGGAGCACTACGCGGACGTGGCCACGCTGGCGCAGGGCGACCCGACGCTCGCCGGCGAGCTGCTCCAGACCGCCGCGCTGGTGGCCGAGGAGGAGGGCCTGACGGTGGACGGGTTCCGGCTCATGTTCAACACCGGCCCGTACGGCGGCCAGGAGGTCTTCCACGTGCACGCCCACCTGCTCGGCGGCGCGCCGCTGGGCCCGATGCTCTGCCGCTGA
- a CDS encoding SDR family NAD(P)-dependent oxidoreductase has translation MAGRAVLVTGASRGIGRAVARVFAAGGDRVAVHHRDSGELAEALRAELPGDGHVVVRADLADPDAVRAMVDAAAERLGGLDVLVNNAGVFGPADPPHPVFESTYEQWRTRWREVLDVNLFGAANASWCAARHMRERGGRIVNVSSRGAFRGEPANPAYGASKAGMNAMAQSLAVALAPYRIGVACVAPGFVATDMTNEHLKSERGEAVRAQSPFHRVARPEEIAAAVHWLASPEAEWASGTIVDLNGASYLRS, from the coding sequence ATGGCGGGACGGGCGGTGCTGGTGACGGGGGCCTCGCGGGGCATCGGGCGGGCGGTGGCGCGGGTGTTCGCGGCCGGCGGGGACCGGGTCGCGGTGCACCACCGGGACTCCGGCGAGCTGGCCGAGGCGCTGCGTGCCGAGCTGCCCGGCGACGGGCACGTGGTGGTCCGCGCCGACCTGGCCGACCCGGACGCGGTCCGGGCCATGGTGGACGCCGCGGCCGAACGGCTCGGCGGTCTCGACGTGCTGGTCAACAACGCCGGCGTGTTCGGGCCGGCCGATCCGCCGCACCCGGTCTTCGAGAGCACCTACGAGCAGTGGCGGACGCGCTGGCGGGAGGTGCTGGACGTCAACCTGTTCGGCGCCGCGAACGCGTCCTGGTGCGCGGCCCGGCACATGCGGGAGCGGGGCGGGCGGATCGTCAACGTCTCGTCGCGGGGCGCGTTCCGGGGCGAGCCGGCCAACCCGGCGTACGGGGCCAGCAAGGCGGGGATGAACGCGATGGCGCAGTCGCTCGCGGTGGCGCTGGCGCCGTACCGCATCGGGGTGGCGTGCGTGGCCCCCGGCTTCGTGGCGACCGACATGACCAACGAGCACCTCAAGAGCGAGCGGGGCGAGGCGGTGCGGGCGCAGTCGCCGTTCCACCGGGTGGCCCGGCCGGAGGAGATCGCGGCGGCGGTGCACTGGCTGGCCAGCCCGGAGGCCGAGTGGGCGTCCGGCACCATCGTCGACCTGAACGGCGCGTCCTACCTGCGGAGCTGA
- a CDS encoding acyltransferase family protein, with translation MRNRYLDLLRFLAILRVVTYHVTGYATLTLVFPAMAVMFALAGSLMAASLDRTGVPAVARRLRRLLPSLWVLAAVFVPAMLLTGLPFSPKVLLWLFPISDPPANYWGGLALSPIWYLRDYLWFVLASPLALWLFRRAPLPTVAAPYALLAAIEFGVLLNPPTVLREFGLYFGAWLLGFAHHDGLLRRMRNRVLLPLAGVLAAAGGAWIVTHPGPRGYDINDIPLGNALWATAFILVAIGRAPTGAAWVDRFPAFGRAVTVVNRRALTVYLWHMPFVVALTPLVGLVGWSTTDPVGLWVRVGLVLALVGVVTLLVGWVEDVAARRTPELVPGKPRRSAAERAADAPASPAPAGAAGGLVGAAARAPAPRRSPDGSADPLSGRLR, from the coding sequence ATGCGAAACCGCTACCTCGACCTGCTGCGTTTCCTGGCCATCCTGCGAGTCGTCACCTACCACGTCACCGGCTACGCCACGCTCACGCTGGTGTTCCCGGCGATGGCGGTGATGTTCGCGCTGGCCGGGTCGTTGATGGCGGCGTCGCTGGACCGCACCGGGGTGCCCGCCGTGGCGCGCCGGCTGCGGCGCCTGCTGCCCTCGCTCTGGGTGCTCGCCGCGGTCTTCGTGCCGGCGATGCTGCTCACCGGGCTGCCGTTCAGCCCGAAGGTGCTGCTCTGGCTCTTCCCGATCAGTGACCCGCCGGCCAACTACTGGGGCGGGCTGGCGCTCAGCCCGATCTGGTACCTGCGGGACTACCTGTGGTTCGTGCTCGCGTCCCCGCTGGCGCTCTGGCTGTTCCGCCGCGCGCCGCTGCCCACGGTGGCCGCCCCGTACGCGCTGCTGGCCGCGATCGAGTTCGGCGTCCTGCTGAACCCGCCGACCGTGCTGCGCGAGTTCGGTCTCTACTTCGGCGCCTGGCTGCTCGGCTTCGCCCACCACGACGGTCTGCTGCGGCGGATGCGCAACCGGGTGCTGCTGCCGCTCGCCGGTGTCCTCGCCGCGGCCGGCGGGGCCTGGATCGTCACCCACCCCGGCCCGCGCGGCTACGACATCAACGACATCCCGCTCGGCAACGCGCTCTGGGCGACGGCGTTCATCCTGGTGGCGATCGGCCGGGCGCCGACCGGTGCGGCCTGGGTCGACCGGTTCCCGGCGTTCGGCCGGGCGGTGACCGTGGTGAACCGCCGGGCGCTGACCGTCTACCTGTGGCACATGCCGTTCGTGGTGGCGCTCACCCCGCTGGTCGGCCTGGTGGGCTGGTCGACCACCGACCCGGTCGGCCTGTGGGTGCGGGTGGGGCTGGTCCTCGCCCTGGTCGGCGTGGTGACGTTGCTGGTCGGCTGGGTCGAGGACGTGGCCGCCCGACGTACCCCGGAACTGGTGCCGGGCAAGCCCCGGCGGTCGGCGGCGGAACGGGCGGCCGACGCCCCGGCGAGCCCGGCCCCGGCCGGCGCGGCGGGCGGGCTGGTCGGCGCCGCGGCCCGGGCGCCGGCGCCGCGCCGCAGCCCCGACGGGTCCGCCGACCCGCTCAGCGGCCGGTTACGGTGA
- the era gene encoding GTPase Era encodes MTTPEARPYRAGFACFVGRPNAGKSTLTNAIVGTKIAITSSKPQTTRHIIRAVLHRPESQLVLVDTPGLHRPRTLLGERLNDLVRETWSEVDVIGLCVPANEPIGRGDRFITGELSSLKATVLAVVTKTDLVDKKRLAEQLLAVSELADFAAVVPVSAVSGHQVDTLVDVMTDYLPESPQLYPDDMLTDDPEQVLVAELVREAALEGVRDELPHSIAVVVEEMIPEGNLTKIYADLYVERPSQKAIVIGHRGSRLKHVGSTARRQIEELLGTRVYLDLHVRVAKDWQRDPKQLRKLGF; translated from the coding sequence GTGACCACGCCCGAGGCGCGTCCCTACCGCGCTGGTTTCGCCTGTTTCGTCGGCCGGCCGAACGCCGGTAAGTCGACGTTGACCAACGCGATCGTCGGCACCAAGATCGCGATCACGTCGAGCAAGCCGCAGACCACCCGGCACATCATCCGGGCCGTGTTGCACCGGCCGGAGTCGCAGCTCGTGCTGGTCGACACGCCGGGCCTGCACCGGCCCCGCACGCTGCTCGGGGAGCGCCTGAACGACCTGGTCCGGGAGACCTGGAGCGAGGTCGACGTGATCGGGTTGTGCGTGCCGGCGAACGAGCCGATCGGCCGGGGTGACCGGTTCATCACCGGCGAGCTGTCCAGCCTGAAGGCCACCGTGCTGGCCGTGGTCACCAAGACCGACCTGGTGGACAAGAAGCGGCTGGCCGAGCAGTTGCTCGCGGTGAGTGAGCTGGCCGACTTCGCGGCGGTGGTGCCGGTGAGCGCGGTCTCCGGGCACCAGGTCGACACGCTCGTCGACGTGATGACCGACTACCTGCCGGAGTCGCCGCAGCTCTACCCGGACGACATGCTCACCGACGACCCGGAGCAGGTGCTCGTCGCCGAGCTGGTGCGGGAGGCGGCGCTGGAGGGGGTCCGCGACGAGCTGCCGCACTCCATCGCGGTGGTGGTGGAGGAGATGATCCCGGAGGGCAACCTCACGAAGATCTACGCGGATCTCTACGTGGAGCGGCCGAGCCAGAAGGCGATCGTGATCGGTCACCGGGGCAGCCGGCTCAAGCACGTGGGCAGCACCGCGCGCCGGCAGATCGAGGAGTTGCTGGGCACCCGGGTCTACCTGGATCTGCACGTGCGGGTGGCGAAGGACTGGCAGCGCGACCCGAAGCAGCTCCGCAAGCTGGGGTTCTGA
- a CDS encoding 16S rRNA (uracil(1498)-N(3))-methyltransferase — protein MSAPLFLVEALPTGDTVTLDGPEGHHAATVQRLRVGQELLLADGRGGTAAAAVTAVGRGTLQARITGRGYADACVPRLVVVQGIAKGDRGELAVQAMTEVGVDEIVPWAASRSVTQWRGDRGVRAREKWAATAREAAKQARRPWLPVVAGAPDESTAMVARRIAGAAATFVLHEEAGERLTTAELPSTGEIVLVVGPEGGIAEAELAAFRDAGARTVRLGPSVLRTSTAGVAALSVLAARLGRW, from the coding sequence GTGTCGGCGCCGCTGTTCCTGGTCGAGGCGCTGCCCACCGGCGACACGGTGACGCTGGACGGCCCGGAGGGCCACCACGCGGCCACCGTGCAGCGGCTGCGCGTCGGCCAGGAACTGCTGCTCGCCGACGGCCGGGGCGGCACCGCCGCCGCGGCGGTCACCGCCGTCGGCCGGGGCACCCTTCAGGCGCGGATCACCGGCCGGGGGTACGCCGACGCGTGCGTCCCGCGCCTGGTCGTGGTGCAGGGCATCGCCAAGGGCGACCGGGGTGAGCTGGCCGTGCAGGCGATGACCGAGGTCGGGGTGGACGAGATCGTGCCCTGGGCGGCGTCCCGCTCGGTGACCCAGTGGCGCGGCGACCGGGGCGTACGGGCCCGGGAGAAGTGGGCGGCCACCGCCCGGGAGGCCGCCAAGCAGGCCCGCCGCCCGTGGCTGCCGGTGGTGGCCGGCGCACCGGACGAGTCCACCGCCATGGTGGCCCGGCGGATCGCCGGCGCCGCCGCGACCTTCGTGCTGCACGAGGAGGCCGGCGAGCGGCTCACCACCGCCGAGCTGCCGTCGACCGGCGAGATCGTCCTCGTGGTCGGGCCGGAGGGCGGCATCGCCGAGGCGGAGCTGGCCGCGTTCCGCGACGCCGGCGCCCGTACCGTCCGGCTCGGGCCGTCCGTGCTGCGGACCTCCACCGCCGGGGTGGCCGCGCTCAGCGTGCTCGCCGCCCGCCTCGGCCGCTGGTGA
- a CDS encoding hemolysin family protein, whose translation MAVDPVAVMVSLAAAGSPAGLPDLQLLFFGAGLVVLAGLIAMTEAALAAVSPARAAELARDGARGARALQAVAGDVVRHLNLLLLLRLLAELTATTLVALVAVDTFGAGWRAALVTAGAMTVVSFVVVGVAPRTLGRQHAYAVGRAVAPLVRWLGRALNPLASLLILIGNAVTPGKGFREGPFATQVELRELVDLAEQRGVVEHGERQMIHSVFALGDTIAREVMVPRTEMVWIEERKTLAQALALFLRSGFSRIPVIGENVDDVLGVLYLKDLIRRTQGDRGARQMPVAELMRPATFVPESKPVDDLLSEMQAARNHLVIVVDEYGGTGGLVTIEDILEEIVGEITDEYDVERPPVEHLPDGAVRVTARLPVENLGELFDTELPTDEVETVGGLLAQALGRVPIPGSGAEVAGLRLIAEGTTGRRNRIDTVLVSRAGPGSAPEGAGPAESGGNPNRSEERQPADA comes from the coding sequence CTGGCGGTCGACCCGGTCGCAGTGATGGTTTCCCTAGCGGCGGCCGGTTCCCCGGCCGGTCTGCCCGATCTCCAGCTCCTGTTCTTCGGGGCCGGGCTGGTGGTGCTCGCCGGCCTGATCGCGATGACCGAGGCGGCGTTGGCCGCGGTGTCCCCGGCCCGTGCCGCCGAGCTGGCCCGGGACGGGGCGCGCGGCGCGCGTGCGCTCCAGGCGGTCGCCGGTGACGTGGTCCGCCACCTCAACCTGCTGCTCCTGCTGCGCCTGCTGGCGGAGCTGACCGCGACCACGCTGGTGGCGCTGGTGGCGGTGGACACGTTCGGCGCCGGTTGGCGGGCGGCGCTGGTGACCGCCGGGGCGATGACCGTGGTGAGCTTCGTGGTGGTCGGTGTGGCGCCGCGCACGCTGGGCCGCCAGCACGCGTACGCGGTCGGCCGGGCGGTCGCGCCGCTGGTGCGCTGGCTGGGTCGGGCGCTCAACCCGCTGGCCTCGCTGCTGATCCTGATCGGCAACGCGGTCACGCCGGGCAAGGGGTTCCGCGAGGGGCCGTTCGCCACCCAGGTGGAGCTGCGTGAGCTGGTCGACCTGGCCGAGCAGCGGGGCGTGGTGGAGCACGGTGAACGCCAGATGATCCACTCGGTCTTCGCGCTCGGTGACACCATCGCCCGGGAGGTGATGGTGCCGCGCACCGAGATGGTGTGGATCGAGGAGCGCAAGACGCTGGCCCAGGCGCTGGCGCTGTTCCTGCGCTCCGGGTTCTCCCGCATCCCGGTGATCGGCGAGAACGTCGACGACGTGCTCGGGGTGCTCTACCTGAAGGATCTGATCCGGCGTACCCAGGGCGACCGGGGGGCGCGGCAGATGCCGGTGGCCGAGCTGATGCGCCCGGCGACGTTCGTGCCGGAGTCCAAGCCGGTGGACGATCTGCTCTCCGAGATGCAGGCGGCCCGCAACCACCTGGTCATCGTGGTGGACGAGTACGGCGGCACCGGCGGCCTGGTCACCATCGAGGACATCCTGGAGGAGATCGTCGGTGAGATCACCGACGAGTACGATGTCGAACGCCCACCGGTGGAGCACCTGCCGGACGGGGCCGTGCGGGTGACCGCGCGGCTGCCGGTGGAGAATCTGGGCGAGCTGTTCGACACCGAGCTGCCCACCGACGAGGTGGAGACGGTCGGTGGCCTGCTCGCCCAGGCGCTCGGTCGGGTGCCCATCCCGGGCTCCGGGGCCGAGGTGGCCGGTCTGCGCCTGATCGCCGAGGGCACCACCGGCCGGCGCAACCGGATCGACACCGTCCTGGTGAGCCGGGCCGGGCCGGGTTCCGCGCCGGAGGGCGCGGGGCCGGCCGAGTCCGGTGGCAACCCCAACCGTTCCGAGGAGAGGCAACCCGCCGATGCCTGA
- a CDS encoding DUF4097 family beta strand repeat-containing protein — MVPLRTGHRPRVAGRARGVVAATAAATLIVLAGCDTLSFRRLDYDQTERAKVTRITVDGGGSGDVVVRANGPADQVKIKRTVRYQGGEPDSRYTLKGDELVLPTDCGHRCSISWEVTAPKGVAVRGGTDSGTVDLTDVGAVEFTLSSGDLTVNGASGEVRAATTSGNIRLVEAAGPVRLRANSGDIEARRLASAVDAETTSGNLTVELDQPAPARLHATSGNVDLAVPAGRYRVRADARSGDTDVQVTNDPGASLLLDVSATSGNVTVTGR, encoded by the coding sequence ATGGTTCCGCTCCGAACGGGTCACCGGCCCCGCGTCGCCGGCCGGGCACGCGGTGTGGTGGCCGCGACCGCCGCCGCCACGCTCATCGTGCTCGCCGGGTGTGACACCCTGTCGTTCCGCCGGCTCGACTACGACCAGACCGAGCGCGCGAAGGTCACCCGGATCACCGTCGACGGCGGCGGCTCGGGCGACGTGGTGGTGCGGGCCAACGGCCCCGCCGACCAGGTGAAGATCAAGCGCACGGTGCGCTACCAGGGCGGCGAGCCGGACAGCCGCTACACGCTCAAGGGCGACGAGTTGGTGCTGCCCACCGACTGCGGCCACCGGTGCAGCATCTCCTGGGAGGTCACCGCGCCGAAGGGCGTGGCGGTGCGCGGCGGCACCGACTCCGGCACCGTCGACCTCACCGACGTCGGCGCGGTGGAGTTCACGCTCAGCTCCGGCGACCTCACCGTCAACGGGGCGAGCGGCGAGGTGCGCGCCGCCACCACGTCCGGCAACATCCGGCTGGTCGAGGCGGCCGGCCCGGTCCGGCTGCGCGCCAACTCCGGCGACATCGAGGCCCGCCGGCTCGCCTCCGCGGTCGACGCGGAGACCACCTCCGGCAACCTCACCGTCGAGCTGGACCAGCCGGCCCCGGCCCGACTGCACGCCACCAGCGGGAACGTCGACCTGGCCGTACCGGCCGGCCGTTACCGGGTGCGGGCCGACGCCAGGTCCGGCGACACCGACGTGCAGGTGACCAACGACCCGGGCGCGTCGCTGCTGCTCGACGTCTCCGCGACCAGCGGAAACGTCACCGTAACCGGCCGCTGA
- a CDS encoding cytidine deaminase — MPESAAVPAALPTPADPAELSAEDAKLVVLARGARGRVGAVEGAAVRDQDGRTYAAASVALPSLALTALQLAVASAVAAGASRLEAAVVVTEASTLDGAGHAAVRDLSVDAPIHVAAPDGAVLGTVVE, encoded by the coding sequence ATGCCTGAGTCAGCCGCCGTGCCGGCCGCACTGCCCACGCCCGCCGATCCGGCCGAGCTGAGCGCCGAGGACGCCAAGCTCGTCGTGCTGGCCCGGGGCGCGCGGGGCCGGGTGGGGGCCGTGGAGGGCGCGGCGGTCCGCGACCAGGACGGCCGGACGTACGCGGCGGCCAGCGTGGCGCTGCCGTCGCTGGCCCTGACCGCGCTCCAGTTGGCGGTCGCGTCGGCGGTGGCCGCCGGCGCGAGCCGGTTGGAGGCCGCGGTGGTGGTGACCGAGGCGTCGACGCTCGACGGGGCGGGGCACGCGGCGGTGCGTGACCTGTCCGTCGACGCGCCGATCCACGTGGCCGCGCCGGACGGCGCCGTGCTCGGCACGGTGGTCGAGTGA
- the ppk2 gene encoding polyphosphate kinase 2, with protein sequence MADTELLDIAADYRVIDGHDNDPVLLRSDGSPVETWRDEYPYGQRLDREEYDRQKRLLQIELLKLQDWVKDSGERLVILFEGRDAAGKGGTIKRFMEHLNPRGASVVALVKPDEREAGQWYFQRWLAHLPSAGEMVLFDRSWYNRAGVERVMGFCSRTEYLEFLRQAPDLERMLVRSGIRLVKFWFSVSRNEQRTRFVVRKVDPVRQWKLSPMDLASLDRWDEYTEAKEAMFFWTDTADAPWTVVKSNDKKRARLEAIRHVLHRFDYDGKDVDVVGTPDPLIIGPAGLDLGPEEQPVPIFPRP encoded by the coding sequence ATGGCCGACACCGAGCTGCTGGACATCGCCGCCGACTACCGCGTGATCGACGGGCACGACAACGATCCCGTGCTGCTGCGGTCGGACGGCAGCCCGGTCGAGACGTGGCGTGACGAGTACCCGTACGGGCAGCGTCTCGACCGCGAGGAGTACGACCGCCAGAAGCGTCTGCTCCAGATCGAGCTGCTCAAGCTCCAGGACTGGGTGAAGGACAGCGGCGAGCGGTTGGTGATCCTCTTCGAGGGGCGGGACGCGGCCGGCAAGGGCGGCACCATCAAGCGCTTCATGGAGCACCTGAACCCGCGCGGTGCGAGCGTCGTCGCGCTGGTCAAGCCGGACGAGCGGGAGGCCGGCCAGTGGTACTTCCAGCGCTGGCTGGCCCACCTGCCGAGCGCGGGCGAGATGGTGCTCTTCGACCGGTCCTGGTACAACCGGGCCGGCGTGGAGCGGGTGATGGGCTTCTGTTCCCGTACCGAATATCTGGAGTTCCTGCGGCAGGCCCCCGACCTGGAGCGGATGCTGGTGCGCTCCGGGATCCGGCTGGTGAAGTTCTGGTTCTCGGTGTCCCGCAACGAGCAGCGCACCCGGTTCGTGGTGCGCAAGGTGGATCCGGTGCGGCAGTGGAAGCTGTCCCCGATGGACCTGGCCTCACTCGACCGCTGGGACGAGTACACCGAGGCCAAGGAGGCGATGTTCTTCTGGACCGACACCGCGGACGCGCCGTGGACGGTGGTGAAGAGCAACGACAAGAAGCGGGCCCGGCTGGAGGCGATCCGGCACGTGCTGCACCGGTTCGACTACGACGGCAAGGACGTCGACGTGGTCGGCACGCCCGACCCGTTGATCATCGGGCCGGCGGGCCTGGACCTGGGTCCCGAGGAGCAGCCGGTGCCGATCTTCCCGCGCCCCTGA